The sequence AGCGTTCCACTATTCATGAGGCCCAAAACTAAGCATTTGTATCAATAATATTGGTTGGCTCTACATGGTCACTGCACCTAACCTTGAATGGATGTACGATCTAATAATATGGATTCCACCGCATTATTCAAAATTAGATTGTGCTACATTAGCTTCTCATTCTTCATAACTATACTTGTGACCGACCACGTCTCTGATCAAATCTCAAATAAATTACTCATTAATGCAATTACTGAAACAGATAAAACAAAGGTTCCGCCATTGCAACCTCGATGGATCTCCATGaattcaaaactaaaactaaGCTAACACTATTGAATAAGACAATAGGACCAAAACCAACCTCGATGGATCTCCATGAGCAGCCAACCAAGGTTCCGCCATTGATGCTCCAAAGGCATCTGCTATGTGCCCGTGAGAATCAGTTTTTTTCATATCTGTTCCACCACGTTTATCCCCCAAGGACTTTCTACATTCAGCCAAATTAGCCTGCTTCGCCAGCCAATGCAACGCCTTCAACCCATCCTCAAATGCTGCTGGATATCTATTCTCAGGCGATAACCTATACCCAACCGCTAAAACAATGACATCACAAAGCTTTGCAATTCTTCTACAAAAGAAATCATTCGAAACAGAATCATTACTCCCACTCACAAATCCTCCACCATGAAACTGCAACATAACCGGCAACTTCCTACAATTTTTACCGGAAGGAGCATATCCTCTATAAGCCCCATTTTCAGATTTCAAAGCGAGATCATCCACATTACATCCATAGCTATTTCTCCTAAAACTATTCCTATAATGATTATCCGTCACATTGTCAGTCGTCGCCGCACCATAGCTATTTCGCCGCAGATCGGATCCCGATAAAGCCTTAACCCTAGATTTCGATTGTCCCCTCAAATCCGAATCAGGGGAACCTAGACAAGTCTCGGGTAGAAAAATCCGAATAGAAACAGAGGTGGTGGGATCTATATGTATGTCCTTGGTGGCAACGCCGTCGGTAAAAGAAGGATTTGAAGCAGCCGTAGATTCCTCATCTGGACGTGACGTAACGCCGAAAGAAGTACCCTCATTGGGATCATTTATAGGGATTTGGCTTCGGTTCTGTAACCGATGCTTtaataaaaacttgaaaaaaacaCTGTATAATTTCACCGCCACGCTTGGCATTTCCACCCAACTCCCTCCTCTCCTTCCCTGTATAATCAATCCACACTTCTGGATATCACCCTCCTCCCCCGGCCCCACCTGTACGACTTCCGGGTACCGTACGATTAATTACCTAACAAATTCCATATGAACGGAATTGAATTGATTTTAGTTTTAGGGTTTTGGGGAAAAGGCAGAAGGGGGGATGGAGATTGCTTTGATAGGAGGGGAGAGGGGTGAAAAAAAGGCCTGAATTTGGGTAAGTGTAGTGAGCAGGAGTAGTAAAATGATGGTCGTAAGGAATAGGCGTTGATATAGCGAATCGAAACTGGTAAAATGCTTATGGAGGTATGATTAGGTATGTTGAATAGCATTTTCTTGAAAATTGGGACTAATTAATTATCGCCGCCTGCGGTAGCTTTGTCTCATACTTAATTAATACTACTATTACTGGACAAAAAGTTCTTGCTTTAATAAACTCTTTTCAATTTCATTTACCTCTTGCCACATCTCGCCAAAATTTTACTTagagttatattttattattaaattaattttataaataatattttaaatttttttaatctaattattatttataattagttaATAATAAGAATagtatgcaaaaaaaaaataataaaaatatctcagataaaatgaatgaataaattaacaaatatattttttacataaaaattaaatattcgcttttacttgtcattttttgacttgacacacacctattaagaaatataataaataacatgattattttattatagtaactctattaaatgatgtttacgttgtgtcttaaaattaatttgaaaaaaaaaattaatgttaagaataaaataaggaaaaaaaaatctaaaaacagaAATTCAATTAGAAAACTAGTAACAAATAAGGGGAGGATGGTACCATCTTAATTTACAATCTTACTATTCTAGGTACAATGAAAAGGATATGATGCTATTTATTTGCGTGTTGTACAATCTTACTGTCCCAAATTAATTTGGTAACATGTTTCATTATTACTTATACGACTATACAAATAGTGTGCATAGTAACATTTACTTAACTCGAATATTAATAGGCTGCTTAATATTTTGTATTGTTACTTAGAGGGTAGTCGGCGCCTCCAGATAACTTTGTATTTATAGATAGTGTTGCGTCTGTCTGTTGATTATGTTGCGTGTTGTTCGCTGCAATTGCattaacatgattattattataggACAACCAACTGAATAACAGTGAGCCAATACGAGATTAATTACATGTCATTTACTGCATTATTGCCAATGCTTTACGTCCATCAATCAATCTCTTTCACTTTTTCTCTTGCAAGTTTTGTGGGCTTGAAAGTTGAAGCTAGAAATAAAATTGATacaattattaaattaacatATGCATATCCTTGTGAATCGGCTCTCTCCAAACCCGCACATGCGCATggcgatagctttagtgcaccgaccG comes from Capsicum annuum cultivar UCD-10X-F1 chromosome 2, UCD10Xv1.1, whole genome shotgun sequence and encodes:
- the LOC107860728 gene encoding probable carboxylesterase 16, which encodes MPSVAVKLYSVFFKFLLKHRLQNRSQIPINDPNEGTSFGVTSRPDEESTAASNPSFTDGVATKDIHIDPTTSVSIRIFLPETCLGSPDSDLRGQSKSRVKALSGSDLRRNSYGAATTDNVTDNHYRNSFRRNSYGCNVDDLALKSENGAYRGYAPSGKNCRKLPVMLQFHGGGFVSGSNDSVSNDFFCRRIAKLCDVIVLAVGYRLSPENRYPAAFEDGLKALHWLAKQANLAECRKSLGDKRGGTDMKKTDSHGHIADAFGASMAEPWLAAHGDPSRCVLLGVSCGGNIADYVVRKAVEAGNLLDPVKVVAQVLMYPFFIGNVPTHSEIKLANSYFYDKAMCILAWKLFLPEGEFDLDHPAANPLVTGREGPALKRMPPTLTIVAEHDWMRDRAIAYSEELRKVNVDAPVLEYKDAVHEFATLDMLLKTPQAQACAEDIAIWVKKHISLRGHEFSY